Proteins from a single region of Apium graveolens cultivar Ventura chromosome 7, ASM990537v1, whole genome shotgun sequence:
- the LOC141674480 gene encoding protein LIGHT-DEPENDENT SHORT HYPOCOTYLS 3-like: MSAAVAAAAAAALAKRRNSAVTSTTTTKKSNYNTNQHYISYSSPRLVPRQNRYEMQKRHDWNTFGQYLKNHHHPSMSMRRCSGSHVLDFLKYLDQFGETKVHNISCEYYGEAHPPAACPCPLKQAWSSLDAVVGRLRVAFEEHGGSPETNPFGSPAVWLYLRQVKECQAKARGLSFGC; this comes from the coding sequence ATGTCTGCTGCCGTCGCGGCTGCTGCTGCTGCGGCTCTCGCTAAACGTCGTAACTCCGCCGTTACCAGTACCACGACGACGAAAAAAAGTAATTACAATACTAATCAACATTACATTTCGTACTCATCACCAAGGCTCGTACCCCGTCAAAACCGTTATGAAATGCAAAAACGTCATGACTGGAACACATTTGGCCAGTACTTAAAAAACCACCATCATCCATCGATGTCCATGCGACGTTGCAGTGGGTCCCACGTGCTTGATTTTCTCAAGTACTTGGACCAGTTCGGAGAAACCAAAGTTCACAACATTAGTTGTGAGTACTATGGTGAAGCTCATCCTCCAGCTGCATGTCCTTGTCCGCTAAAACAGGCCTGGAGTAGCCTCGATGCTGTCGTGGGACGCCTCCGTGTCGCCTTCGAGGAGCACGGAGGGTCTCCGGAGACTAATCCATTTGGCTCACCAGCTGTGTGGTTGTATCTAAGACAAGTTAAAGAGTGTCAGGCCAAAGCTAGAGGACTAAGTTTTGGTTGCTGA